A genomic segment from Phycisphaerales bacterium AB-hyl4 encodes:
- a CDS encoding HU family DNA-binding protein has product MATITKKELIDQIADATGEKRVVVKKVVQSFLDSIIVELGKGNRLEFRDFGVFEVKQRRARKAQNPKTLQEVWVPPKRTVKFKVGRLMKQTLTDDEDASSMSPTLDGQAETGV; this is encoded by the coding sequence ATGGCCACAATCACCAAAAAAGAACTCATTGACCAGATCGCCGATGCCACCGGCGAAAAGCGCGTTGTGGTCAAAAAAGTCGTCCAAAGCTTTCTCGACTCCATCATCGTCGAGTTGGGCAAAGGCAATCGCCTCGAATTCCGAGACTTCGGCGTCTTCGAGGTCAAGCAACGCCGTGCCCGCAAAGCCCAGAACCCCAAGACCCTGCAGGAAGTCTGGGTCCCGCCCAAGCGAACCGTCAAGTTCAAAGTCGGCCGACTGATGAAGCAGACCCTCACCGACGATGAGGATGCCTCCAGTATGTCGCCCACCCTCGACGGCCAGGCCGAGACCGGCGTGTGA
- a CDS encoding aminotransferase class I/II-fold pyridoxal phosphate-dependent enzyme, translating into MLEQLLSELRDDLDQLDARSLRRRLTPRPAVGRIVHLDGKPLINLAANDYLALSQHPHLKQAAIDAINRYGTGATASRLVTGHLTPHQSLEQRFSAFKHPTAPPGFSISNQQSAISNYNSLLFPTGYTANLAVLSTLAGQGDLIAIDKLTHASLIDAARATPADVRTYPHLHHEKLTRLLARHQQTPTPKSEIRNPKSEIPNSHPRPPRRFIVTDSVFSMDGDTADLPALCDLADRYDAILIVDEAHGTGVLGQTGTGLAEAQHVAHRIPIIISTASKALGSLGGIVTAPAPIIDTLINRARAFIYTTGVPPAQADTIAAALDVIRDEPERRHRLADLSARLRTALQGQGWPLPTTDYPTPIIPLQVGTAERALALASHLQQAGYLAVAIRPPTVAPNTARVRLSLRADLTDTDIENLITALAR; encoded by the coding sequence ATGCTCGAACAACTGCTAAGCGAACTGCGTGATGACCTCGATCAACTCGACGCGCGATCTTTGCGCCGCCGACTCACCCCCCGCCCCGCCGTCGGCCGCATCGTCCACCTCGACGGCAAGCCCCTGATCAACCTCGCTGCCAACGACTATCTCGCACTCAGCCAGCACCCGCACCTCAAGCAAGCCGCCATCGACGCCATCAACCGCTACGGCACCGGCGCCACCGCCAGCCGACTCGTCACCGGCCACCTCACCCCCCACCAATCCCTCGAACAACGCTTCTCCGCCTTCAAACACCCCACCGCCCCCCCCGGCTTCTCAATCAGCAATCAGCAATCAGCAATCAGCAATTACAATTCCCTCCTCTTCCCCACGGGCTACACCGCCAACCTCGCTGTGCTCTCCACTCTCGCAGGCCAGGGCGACCTGATCGCCATCGACAAGCTCACCCACGCCAGCCTCATCGACGCTGCCCGCGCCACCCCCGCCGACGTCCGCACCTACCCTCATCTCCACCACGAAAAGCTCACCCGCCTCCTCGCCCGCCACCAGCAAACCCCAACTCCCAAATCCGAAATCCGAAATCCGAAATCCGAAATTCCAAATTCCCACCCCCGCCCTCCTCGCCGTTTCATCGTCACCGACTCCGTCTTTTCCATGGACGGCGATACCGCGGACCTCCCCGCTCTCTGCGACCTCGCAGACCGCTACGACGCCATCCTCATCGTCGACGAGGCCCATGGCACGGGCGTCCTCGGCCAGACCGGCACAGGCCTCGCCGAAGCCCAGCACGTCGCCCACCGCATCCCCATCATCATCTCCACCGCCAGCAAAGCCCTCGGCTCGCTCGGCGGCATTGTCACCGCACCGGCCCCCATCATCGACACCCTCATCAACCGTGCCCGCGCCTTCATCTACACCACCGGCGTCCCCCCCGCCCAGGCCGACACCATCGCCGCCGCGCTCGATGTCATCCGCGACGAGCCCGAGCGACGCCACCGGCTCGCTGACCTCTCCGCCCGCCTCCGCACCGCGTTGCAAGGCCAAGGTTGGCCCCTGCCGACCACCGACTACCCGACGCCCATCATCCCCCTCCAGGTCGGCACTGCCGAGCGCGCCCTCGCCCTCGCAAGCCATCTCCAGCAAGCTGGCTACCTCGCCGTCGCCATCCGCCCCCCCACCGTCGCGCCCAACACCGCCCGCGTCCGCCTCAGCCTCCGCGCCGACCTTACCGACACGGACATTGAAAACCTCATCACCGCCCTCGCCCGTTAA